The Streptomyces sp. JB150 genomic interval CGACCTGTTCCCCGCCCGGCGGGACTGACCGTGCCGGTGATGTGGCTGACCGCCGCTGCGGCTGCCTGGGGCGCGGTGGCCGGCGCGGCGCTGCCCCGAGCCGCCTACCGGCTGTCGGTGCCGCACAGGGACGCGGGGGCGGTGACCACCGGTGGAGCGAAGCCCGCCGGGGCAGCGGAGCCAGCCGGTGGAGCGGAGTCCACCGGGGCATCCAGGCCCGCCGGGGGAGCGGAGTCCACCGGGGCATCGAAGCCCGTCGGGGGAGCGGCGCCCGCCGCGGCATCGGAGTCCCCGGGGGCATCGGAGCCGGCCGGCGCAGCGGAATCCCCGGGGGCATCGGAGTCCGCCGGGAGAGCGGAGCCAGTCGAGGGTGCCCGTTCCTCCCCGGGCCCCCTGGCCGCACGGCAGTGGCGGGCGGTCTGCCCGGCCGGGCATCCGTTGACCGGGCCGCTGGGCGGCTGGGTCGGTCCGGGCCGGTGCGGCGGGTGCGCCGGGGCCGGGCACGGCCCCTCCGCCCGCGCCCTCGCGGCCGTCACCGCCCTGCTCTGCGCGGCCCTCGCCGCCGCCACCGGACCCCGGCCCGAGCTGGCCGTATGGCTGCTGACCGGGCCGGCCGGCGTGCTGCTGGCGGTCGTCGACCTGCGGGTGCACCGGCTGCCGGACATGCTCACCCTGCCGCTCGCCGTCGCCGTCCCCGCCCTCCTCGGCCTCGCCGCCCTCGCCCCCGGCCACGCCGGTGACTGGACCGGCGCCCTGCTGGGCACCCTCGCGCTCGGCGCGGGCTACTTCCTGCTGTGCCGGATCAACCCGGCCGGCATGGGATTCGGCGACGTGAAGCTCTCCCTCAGCATGGGCGCCGTCCTCGGCTGGTACGGGCCGCACACCCTGCTGCTCGGCACCTTCGCCGCGTTCCTGCTCGGCGCGCTGTGCGCCGGCGTCCTGGTCGCGCTGCGCCGGGCCGGCCGCAGGACGGCGATCGCGTTCGGCCCGTTCCTGCTCGCCGGGGCCCTGCTCGGGGTGCTGTCGGGGGCGTACGCCGCCTAGCCCAGTGCGAGCGGTGCGCGGCGTCGCCCGGCCGTAGGCTCCTCGCGTCGACGAAGGAGCACGGCGCATGAGCTACCGCCTGAAGACCATCACCCGCGAGGACCACCTGGCGTTCGCCGCCGCCCGGCCGTCGGTGAGTCATCTGCAACTCCCCTCCTGGGGCGAGGTGAAGCGGGACTGGCGGGCGGAGAGCGTCGGCTGGTTCGACGCCGGCGACCGGCTCGTCGGGGCCGGACTGGTGCTGCTGCGGCCGCTGCCGAAGCTGAACCGGTCTTTCGCGTATCTGCCCGAGGGCCCCGTCATCGACTGGACCGCCCCCGACCTCGACGCGTGGCTGCGGCCCCTGCTCGCCCACCTCGAGGCGCGCGGCGCCTTCACCGTGCGGATCGGGCCGCCGGTCGCCCTGCGCCGCTGGAGCGCCGACGCGGTCAAGGCCGCCATCGCCGACCCCGCCGCCCGGCGGCTCGGCGACGTGGCGCCCACCGCCGAGGACCCGCACGCCCTCGGCCTCGCCGGCCGGCTGCGCCGCGCGGGCTGGCGGCAGAGCCCGCCCGGCACGGAGGACGGCTTCGCCGCTGGCCAGCCCCGGCACGTCTTCCGGCTGCCGCTCGCCGGCCGCTCCCTCGAGCAGATCCACCAGGGCCTCAACCAGCAGTGGCGGCGCAACATCAAGAAGGCGGAGAAGGCCGGCGTCAAGGTCGTCCAGGGCGGCTACGCGGACCTGGCCGTCTTCCACCGGCTCTACGTCGAGACCGCGGAGCGCGACCGGTTCGTCCCCCGCCCGCTGGAGTACTTCCAGCGCATGTGGACCGCGCTGCGCGCCGAGCACGAGGACCGGATGCGGCTCTACCTCGCCCACCACGACGGCGAGGTCCTCGCGGCGGCGACGATGCTGACCGTCGGCGAGCACGTCTGGTACTCCTACGGGGCCTCCACCAGCCGCCGCCGCGAGGTCCAGCCGAACAACGCGATCCAGTGGAAGATGATCTGCGACGCCCACGAACTGGGCGCGGCCGTCTACGACTTCCGCGGCATCACCGACACCCTCGACGAGGACGACCACCTGGTCGGGCTGCTGCGGTTCAAGGCGGGCAGCGGCGGCGAGGCCGTCGAGTACGCCGGCGAGTGGGACTTCCCGCTCCGCAGGGTGCTGCACCAGGCCTTCCGGCTGTACCTCTCCCGCCGCTGAGCCGGGTTTTCCGCTGGCGTACGCTGGTCCGGTCTGTCCGCAACCCCTGACGAAAGGGACGCCCCGGTGACCGAGAAGGCCGACCTGCAGTCTGTGCTCGACCGTGCCGCAGCGGGCGGGCGGATCACCCCCGAGGAAGCGCTCGACCTCTACCGCCACGCGCCGCTGCACGCGCTGGGCGCCGCCGCCGACGCCGCCCGCCGCCGCCGGTACGCGGGCGTGGAGCACATCGCGACGTACATCAT includes:
- a CDS encoding A24 family peptidase, with translation MTGPLGGWVGPGRCGGCAGAGHGPSARALAAVTALLCAALAAATGPRPELAVWLLTGPAGVLLAVVDLRVHRLPDMLTLPLAVAVPALLGLAALAPGHAGDWTGALLGTLALGAGYFLLCRINPAGMGFGDVKLSLSMGAVLGWYGPHTLLLGTFAAFLLGALCAGVLVALRRAGRRTAIAFGPFLLAGALLGVLSGAYAA
- a CDS encoding peptidoglycan bridge formation glycyltransferase FemA/FemB family protein yields the protein MSYRLKTITREDHLAFAAARPSVSHLQLPSWGEVKRDWRAESVGWFDAGDRLVGAGLVLLRPLPKLNRSFAYLPEGPVIDWTAPDLDAWLRPLLAHLEARGAFTVRIGPPVALRRWSADAVKAAIADPAARRLGDVAPTAEDPHALGLAGRLRRAGWRQSPPGTEDGFAAGQPRHVFRLPLAGRSLEQIHQGLNQQWRRNIKKAEKAGVKVVQGGYADLAVFHRLYVETAERDRFVPRPLEYFQRMWTALRAEHEDRMRLYLAHHDGEVLAAATMLTVGEHVWYSYGASTSRRREVQPNNAIQWKMICDAHELGAAVYDFRGITDTLDEDDHLVGLLRFKAGSGGEAVEYAGEWDFPLRRVLHQAFRLYLSRR